In Astatotilapia calliptera chromosome 20, fAstCal1.2, whole genome shotgun sequence, one genomic interval encodes:
- the dazap2 gene encoding DAZ-associated protein 2 yields MNNKGSYPQQAVYPQQSTAPVYPPAMQMSPQAPPYTDTPPAYSEIYQPRYVLPPQVPGQVPQMSSPYPGAQVYMPMQPHMPVGPVGQNVPMAYYPMGAVYPHGSTVMVESGYDAGARFTAGSSVSIPPPPPGHPPNAAQLAAMQGANVVMTQRKNNFFLGGSSGGYTIW; encoded by the exons GTTCATATCCACAGCAGGCTGTGTACCCTCAGCAGAGCACTGCACCTGTATACCCTCCTGCTATGCAAATGTCTCCTCAGGCACCTCcttacacagacacaccacctgCATATTCTGAG ATATACCAGCCCAGATATGTGCTTCCACCTCAGGTGCCTGGTCAGGTGCCTCAGATGTCCTCTCCCTATCCTGGTGCTCAGGTGTATATGCCCATGCAGCCACATATGCCAGTTGGGCCAGTGGGCCAGAATGTCCCCATGGCTTATTATCCAATGGGAGCAGTCTACCCGCATGGTTCAACTGTGATGGTGGAGAGCGGCTATGATGCTGGTGCTCGCTTCACAGCCGGCAGCAGTGTTTCCATCCCA CCCCCACCTCCTGGACACCCCCCTAATGCCGCTCAGCTGGCTGCCATGCAAGGTGCCAATGTTGTAATGACACAGCGCAAGAATAACTTCTTCCTGGGTGGATCCAGTGGAGGTTATACCATCTGGTAA